A genomic window from Elaeis guineensis isolate ETL-2024a chromosome 3, EG11, whole genome shotgun sequence includes:
- the LOC105041103 gene encoding probable mannitol dehydrogenase isoform X1 encodes MSLLFLISMVSLPSSLSSSQSVVLSSSRFKSLTVVMVLEIRTEMAKGEDDIILNILYCGICHSDLSTIKNEWGNAIYPVVPGHEIVGVVTEVGHNVQKFKVGDKVGIGYFISSCLSCDNCKQDSENYCPQLVTTFNSSYPDGTPTYGGFSDKLVVNEHFAVRIPTKLPLDKVAPLLCAGIAVYNPLKEHGLNEPGKHLGVVGLGGLGHLAVKFAKAFGVKVTVISTSPDKEKEAIEKLGADSFIVSRDPEQMKAAMGTMDGILDTIAADHSLMPLFALLKTRGKLIALAGMTKPTELSLYPIMAGGKMLAGTLIGGVKDMQEMLSFAEEHNITAEVEVIGMDDVNIAMERLQKGDVRFRFVINVANSISLS; translated from the exons ATGTCTCTGCTGTTCTTGATCTCTATggtttctcttccttcttctcttaGTTCCAGTCAGTCAGTAGTACTCTCTTCTTCAAGGTTCAAAAGTTTGACCGTTGTAATGGTCTTGGAGATCCGTACTGAAAT GGCTAAAGGAGAAGATGACATCATCTTGAACATACTGTACTGTGGGATTTGTCATTCTGATCTTTCCACCATCAAGAATGAGTGGGGAAATGCTATATACCCAGTCGTCCCCGG GCATGAGATTGTGGGTGTTGTCACTGAAGTAGGCCACAATGTCCAAAAGTTCAAGGTTGGGGACAAGGTGGGCATAGGATACTTCATCAGCAGTTGTCTTTCCTGTGACAACTGCAAGCAGGATTCTGAGAACTACTGCCCCCAACTTGTGACCACCTTCAACTCCTCCTACCCAGATGGCACACCGACGTATGGAGGATTCTCCGATAAGTTAGTTGTTAATGAGCATTTTGCGGTCAGGATCCCCACCAAGTTGCCTCTAGACAAGGTTGCACCGCTACTGTGTGCAGGGATTGCAGTGTACAACCCACTGAAGGAGCATGGACTCAATGAACCTGGGAAGCATTTGGGAGTGGTTGGACTCGGTGGCCTTGGACATTTAGCTGTAAAGTTTGCCAAGGCTTTTGGGGTGAAAGTTACAGTAATCAGCACAAGTCCTGATAAGGAAAAGGAAGCTATTGAGAAGTTGGGAGCTGACTCATTCATAGTCAGTCGAGATCCTGAGCAAATGAAG GCTGCCATGGGCACAATGGATGGCATTCTTGACACCATTGCTGCTGATCACTCACTTATGCCCTTGTTTGCATTGCTGAAGACTCGTGGTAAACTTATTGCTCTTGCTGGGATGACCAAGCCTACAGAGCTATCCCTCTACCCTATAATGGCAG GAGGGAAAATGCTGGCTGGAACTTTAATTGGTGGGGTGAAGGATATGCAAGAAATGTTGTCCTTTGCTGAGGAGCATAACATAACAGCAGAGGTTGAGGTCATTGGAATGGATGATGTGAACATTGCAATGGAGCGGCTTCAGAAGGGGGATGTGAGATTCCGATTTGTCATCAATGTGGCGAACAGCATAAGCTTGTCTtag
- the LOC105041104 gene encoding glutamine synthetase nodule isozyme-like, with product MSLLSDLLNLDLSDSTEKVIAEYIWIGGSGMDIRSKARTLPGPVSDPSKLPKWNYDGSSTGQAPGKDSEVILYPQAIFKDPFRRGNNILVMCDCYTPAGEPIPTNTRYNAAKIFSHPDVAAEEPWYGIEQEYTLLQKDVNWPLGWPIGGYPGPQGPYYCAAGADKSFGRDIVDSHYKACLYAGINISGVNGEVMPGQWEFQVGPAVGISAGDQVWVARFILERITEIAGVVLSLDPKPIQGDWNGAGAHTNYSTKSMRSDGGFDVIKKAIEKLGLRHEEHIAAYGAGNERRLTGKHETADINTFQWGVANRGASIRVGRDTEKNGKGYFEDRRPASNMDPYVVTSMIAETTILWKQN from the exons ATGTCTCTGCTCTCAGATCTCCTCAACCTTGACCTCTCCGACTCCACGGAGAAGGTCATTGCCGAATACATCTG GATTGGAGGATCTGGAATGGACATCCGGAGCAAAGCAAGG ACTCTCCCAGGGCCTGTCAGTGATCCCAGCAAGCTTCCAAAGTGGAACTACGATGGTTCGAGCACAGGTCAAGCTCCTGGAAAAGACAGTGAAGTGATTTTGTA TCCTCAAGCCATTTTCAAGGACCCATTCAGGCGGGGAAACAACATTCTT GTGATGTGTGATTGTTATACACCTGCTGGGGAGCCAATTCCCACCAACACAAGATACAATGCCGCTAAGATTTTTAGCCACCCTGATGTCGCTGCTGAAGAACCTTG GTATGGAATAGAGCAGGAGTATACTCTTCTTCAGAAAGATGTGAACTGGCCTCTTGGGTGGCCTATTGGAGGTTATCCTGGTCCTCAG GGTCCTTATTATTGCGCTGCTGGTGCGGACAAATCTTTTGGGCGTGACATAGTTGATAGCCATTACAAAGCCTGTCTTTATGCAGGGATTAACATCAGCGGTGTCAATGGAGAAGTCATGCCAGGCCAG TGGGAATTTCAAGTTGGTCCTGCTGTTGGCATCTCTGCCGGCGATCAAGTATGGGTTGCTCGCTTTATATTGGAG CGAATTACTGAAATTGCTGGTGTGGTGCTCTCCTTGGATCCAAAGCCAATTCAG GGTGATTGGAATGGTGCCGGTGCTCACACAAATTACAG CACCAAATCCATGAGAAGTGATGGAGGGTTTGATGTCATAAAGAAGGCAATTGAAAAGCTCGGCTTGCGGCACGAGGAGCACATTGCTGCCTATGGAGCAGGTAATGAGCGCCGGCTTACTGGAAAACATGAGACTGCTGATATCAACACCTTCCAATGG GGAGTTGCAAATCGTGGGGCATCCATTCGTGTTGGCCGTGACACTGAGAAGAATGGCAAAG GGTATTTTGAAGACAGAAGGCCTGCTTCCAACATGGATCCCTATGTGGTTACCTCAATGATTGCAGAGACTACCATCCTCTGGAAACAAAATTAA
- the LOC105041103 gene encoding probable mannitol dehydrogenase isoform X2 yields the protein MEQSNTAFGLAARDATGVLAPFSFPLRAKGEDDIILNILYCGICHSDLSTIKNEWGNAIYPVVPGHEIVGVVTEVGHNVQKFKVGDKVGIGYFISSCLSCDNCKQDSENYCPQLVTTFNSSYPDGTPTYGGFSDKLVVNEHFAVRIPTKLPLDKVAPLLCAGIAVYNPLKEHGLNEPGKHLGVVGLGGLGHLAVKFAKAFGVKVTVISTSPDKEKEAIEKLGADSFIVSRDPEQMKAAMGTMDGILDTIAADHSLMPLFALLKTRGKLIALAGMTKPTELSLYPIMAGGKMLAGTLIGGVKDMQEMLSFAEEHNITAEVEVIGMDDVNIAMERLQKGDVRFRFVINVANSISLS from the exons ATGGAGCAATCAAACACGGCATTTGGATTGGCAGCAAGGGATGCAACTGGAGTCCTCGCCCCCTTCTCCTTCCCCTTAAG GGCTAAAGGAGAAGATGACATCATCTTGAACATACTGTACTGTGGGATTTGTCATTCTGATCTTTCCACCATCAAGAATGAGTGGGGAAATGCTATATACCCAGTCGTCCCCGG GCATGAGATTGTGGGTGTTGTCACTGAAGTAGGCCACAATGTCCAAAAGTTCAAGGTTGGGGACAAGGTGGGCATAGGATACTTCATCAGCAGTTGTCTTTCCTGTGACAACTGCAAGCAGGATTCTGAGAACTACTGCCCCCAACTTGTGACCACCTTCAACTCCTCCTACCCAGATGGCACACCGACGTATGGAGGATTCTCCGATAAGTTAGTTGTTAATGAGCATTTTGCGGTCAGGATCCCCACCAAGTTGCCTCTAGACAAGGTTGCACCGCTACTGTGTGCAGGGATTGCAGTGTACAACCCACTGAAGGAGCATGGACTCAATGAACCTGGGAAGCATTTGGGAGTGGTTGGACTCGGTGGCCTTGGACATTTAGCTGTAAAGTTTGCCAAGGCTTTTGGGGTGAAAGTTACAGTAATCAGCACAAGTCCTGATAAGGAAAAGGAAGCTATTGAGAAGTTGGGAGCTGACTCATTCATAGTCAGTCGAGATCCTGAGCAAATGAAG GCTGCCATGGGCACAATGGATGGCATTCTTGACACCATTGCTGCTGATCACTCACTTATGCCCTTGTTTGCATTGCTGAAGACTCGTGGTAAACTTATTGCTCTTGCTGGGATGACCAAGCCTACAGAGCTATCCCTCTACCCTATAATGGCAG GAGGGAAAATGCTGGCTGGAACTTTAATTGGTGGGGTGAAGGATATGCAAGAAATGTTGTCCTTTGCTGAGGAGCATAACATAACAGCAGAGGTTGAGGTCATTGGAATGGATGATGTGAACATTGCAATGGAGCGGCTTCAGAAGGGGGATGTGAGATTCCGATTTGTCATCAATGTGGCGAACAGCATAAGCTTGTCTtag
- the LOC105041103 gene encoding probable mannitol dehydrogenase isoform X4, with protein sequence MSGEMLYTQSSPGMHEIVGVVTEVGHNVQKFKVGDKVGIGYFISSCLSCDNCKQDSENYCPQLVTTFNSSYPDGTPTYGGFSDKLVVNEHFAVRIPTKLPLDKVAPLLCAGIAVYNPLKEHGLNEPGKHLGVVGLGGLGHLAVKFAKAFGVKVTVISTSPDKEKEAIEKLGADSFIVSRDPEQMKAAMGTMDGILDTIAADHSLMPLFALLKTRGKLIALAGMTKPTELSLYPIMAGGKMLAGTLIGGVKDMQEMLSFAEEHNITAEVEVIGMDDVNIAMERLQKGDVRFRFVINVANSISLS encoded by the exons ATGAGTGGGGAAATGCTATATACCCAGTCGTCCCCGGGTAT GCATGAGATTGTGGGTGTTGTCACTGAAGTAGGCCACAATGTCCAAAAGTTCAAGGTTGGGGACAAGGTGGGCATAGGATACTTCATCAGCAGTTGTCTTTCCTGTGACAACTGCAAGCAGGATTCTGAGAACTACTGCCCCCAACTTGTGACCACCTTCAACTCCTCCTACCCAGATGGCACACCGACGTATGGAGGATTCTCCGATAAGTTAGTTGTTAATGAGCATTTTGCGGTCAGGATCCCCACCAAGTTGCCTCTAGACAAGGTTGCACCGCTACTGTGTGCAGGGATTGCAGTGTACAACCCACTGAAGGAGCATGGACTCAATGAACCTGGGAAGCATTTGGGAGTGGTTGGACTCGGTGGCCTTGGACATTTAGCTGTAAAGTTTGCCAAGGCTTTTGGGGTGAAAGTTACAGTAATCAGCACAAGTCCTGATAAGGAAAAGGAAGCTATTGAGAAGTTGGGAGCTGACTCATTCATAGTCAGTCGAGATCCTGAGCAAATGAAG GCTGCCATGGGCACAATGGATGGCATTCTTGACACCATTGCTGCTGATCACTCACTTATGCCCTTGTTTGCATTGCTGAAGACTCGTGGTAAACTTATTGCTCTTGCTGGGATGACCAAGCCTACAGAGCTATCCCTCTACCCTATAATGGCAG GAGGGAAAATGCTGGCTGGAACTTTAATTGGTGGGGTGAAGGATATGCAAGAAATGTTGTCCTTTGCTGAGGAGCATAACATAACAGCAGAGGTTGAGGTCATTGGAATGGATGATGTGAACATTGCAATGGAGCGGCTTCAGAAGGGGGATGTGAGATTCCGATTTGTCATCAATGTGGCGAACAGCATAAGCTTGTCTtag
- the LOC105041103 gene encoding probable mannitol dehydrogenase isoform X3: protein MSLLFLISMVSLPSSLSSSQSVVLSSSRFKSLTVVMVLEIRTEMAKGEDDIILNILYCGICHSDLSTIKNEWGNAIYPVVPGHEIVGVVTEVGHNVQKFKVGDKVGIGYFISSCLSCDNCKQDSENYCPQLVTTFNSSYPDGTPTYGGFSDKLVVNEHFAVRIPTKLPLDKVAPLLCAGIAVYNPLKEHGLNEPGKHLGVVGLGGLGHLAVKFAKAFGVKVTVISTSPDKEKEAIEKLGADSFIVSRDPEQMKTRGKLIALAGMTKPTELSLYPIMAGGKMLAGTLIGGVKDMQEMLSFAEEHNITAEVEVIGMDDVNIAMERLQKGDVRFRFVINVANSISLS from the exons ATGTCTCTGCTGTTCTTGATCTCTATggtttctcttccttcttctcttaGTTCCAGTCAGTCAGTAGTACTCTCTTCTTCAAGGTTCAAAAGTTTGACCGTTGTAATGGTCTTGGAGATCCGTACTGAAAT GGCTAAAGGAGAAGATGACATCATCTTGAACATACTGTACTGTGGGATTTGTCATTCTGATCTTTCCACCATCAAGAATGAGTGGGGAAATGCTATATACCCAGTCGTCCCCGG GCATGAGATTGTGGGTGTTGTCACTGAAGTAGGCCACAATGTCCAAAAGTTCAAGGTTGGGGACAAGGTGGGCATAGGATACTTCATCAGCAGTTGTCTTTCCTGTGACAACTGCAAGCAGGATTCTGAGAACTACTGCCCCCAACTTGTGACCACCTTCAACTCCTCCTACCCAGATGGCACACCGACGTATGGAGGATTCTCCGATAAGTTAGTTGTTAATGAGCATTTTGCGGTCAGGATCCCCACCAAGTTGCCTCTAGACAAGGTTGCACCGCTACTGTGTGCAGGGATTGCAGTGTACAACCCACTGAAGGAGCATGGACTCAATGAACCTGGGAAGCATTTGGGAGTGGTTGGACTCGGTGGCCTTGGACATTTAGCTGTAAAGTTTGCCAAGGCTTTTGGGGTGAAAGTTACAGTAATCAGCACAAGTCCTGATAAGGAAAAGGAAGCTATTGAGAAGTTGGGAGCTGACTCATTCATAGTCAGTCGAGATCCTGAGCAAATGAAG ACTCGTGGTAAACTTATTGCTCTTGCTGGGATGACCAAGCCTACAGAGCTATCCCTCTACCCTATAATGGCAG GAGGGAAAATGCTGGCTGGAACTTTAATTGGTGGGGTGAAGGATATGCAAGAAATGTTGTCCTTTGCTGAGGAGCATAACATAACAGCAGAGGTTGAGGTCATTGGAATGGATGATGTGAACATTGCAATGGAGCGGCTTCAGAAGGGGGATGTGAGATTCCGATTTGTCATCAATGTGGCGAACAGCATAAGCTTGTCTtag